Sequence from the Phragmites australis chromosome 6, lpPhrAust1.1, whole genome shotgun sequence genome:
AAGACCTAGACTAACCTATAGCTACTTGGCATGATGGTCGTTGCACAGAGAGGGGCGAGGGTCACCGGCGGTGACCACATCGTGGTGGTTGGGAATAAATCCTACTGCCAACCTTTGCCTTGTGGAGGCAGGTCACAACAACTTAACAAGCTATGGGGAGGGGGCATCAAGGAGTGGGGAGGCTCATCGGTGTCCGAGAGAGGGTGTGGTGGCCACAGGTGTAGGATGCGTGGTGGTTGTGGCGGCGGCAAGCTTGGCTTTGCATCCTCATGGTTCCTCCCGGCCTCTGGACAAAGAGGGATGGCACCAGGTGGACGGCGAGCTCCACGTGCTTCTCGGTTGCCCACGAGGGAGAGGTGGCGACGGCGTTGCAGTGGCATCGACAAATTTGGGATGTAAATAGGGGAGAAGAGGAGAATGGGTTGGCGTGCCCATTttatagagggagaggaagcacaAGGTCACAACGTCGGCTTGTGCTCCCAGTGAACAGAGAGGTAGGTGGGGCGGCGCCCATCGGAATTTCCGTAGTGCGTGGCAGCGCAACAGCCGGCCATCCACTTGTGGCAGGCGCCAAAGTCACGGGCGTGCCAGGCTTTCCTCCTAGGTTGTGCGCGTTGGTAGCAGAgataatgagagagagagagagagagagagagagagagagtggcgAGAAGTCGTCGGTGCTTTGAATGCGAGGAAAGCGGTGGCGACTAAGCACAGTGCAACAGAGGTGAGCTAGAGGTGGAGGAAGGCCCTGGACGGTGGGGTCTACGTGGCGGCGAGAGATAAGAGCAGCATCGCTGTTGGGTTGCGTACGCATGAGTTGGGCCGTGTGCCCATGTTGTGGCCCGCACGCGGAGGAGGGGGATGCCGAGCTACTGAGGTTGGCTGTGCCGGCGTGGTTGGGCTAtgcacaagagaaaggagaaagagCAGCCCGAGAAgaagaaaacgaaaataaaattaaattgggattaaattcaaatagggttatttgaatttggtattaattcaaataagtttatttgAACTAGTATTTGGATTTGAACCCTGATTTTTGGGAGGGGTTTGAACTCAAAGGATTTGAATTAATTTGGCTTTCAGCTGAATGGAAACTAAGgatttagatttgaatttgagagacgtttaaattcaaatttccacttaaagaaccataaaaacaaataaaccaaagATGCATATGATTGTCTTATTGCAgagattaatttagaaattaaatcgcactttggaatacttaaccaagaataatatatttgaatatatacatacaggtatatatgtatatatatatatattcaaatatatacttccttgattttaaGTTgctttaaataattagattttttttaaaaaaagagtgAATTTTGGTATTATCTAAATGCtaaaaactcaggatgttattGTTCACAACGACAAAAAGGGATTTCTTAGTTCGGTGTTTGCCTCTTTGGGACAGTTTTTACTGAAATCCCTACCACTGAAAATGACGTCCATCTAAATAATTTATGGTCGATACCTACTACTGAAAGGGAAATCTATCTAGTTATGGCCAATATATACTGGGCCGATCCAGTAATCTTACTGCTATTGAAGGAGTTGGAGCTAAAGCAAAACGCTAGCTGCCTCAATTTCTGGGCAACCTGTCTGATTCCAAGTGGAATTTGGTTTGGAAAGCTCGAGCAATACGAAGATGTAGATTCTTGTTCCCTCGAAAAAGATGTAGACTCTTCGCATGGATTCTTTTACACAATAAAGCCCTCAGGACCGACAACCTAGAGAATAGAAACTGGCCATGCAATCCAACAAGCTCACTCTGCTTCTCTGAGCCTGAGAATTAACACTGTTCTTAACCTTAACCTCCCTACAAATATCATGGACTATACTTCCCTGGATGAGTGGCTCTTTGATCTCACGAAGACggcagaaaagaaagaacggcGTCGGGTAACCGGTATCCTCTTATTCGTCTGACGGGAAATCTGGAAAGAGCAAAACCATCAGGAGAGTTCCTTTCTACGCATTGCTCCTCAAATTACAGAGGCCACGCACAACATCCATTTGGAAAACTCTGCTGCTAGGTGGAGAGGGCCGAGTCCTTGGTCGTGTTTGATGCTCCTCTGCTGCTAATTCCTTTCAGTTCTTTGTTGCCGTAACCCTGCCTTAGCTAATTTGTTTTCGTTTTCTTTCTTGTCCTTAATGAACACACAACGGTTCCTGTGCATGCAAATTCACGCACTCATCGGGCAGCAATAAGAGGCGAAGCTTGAGCTGAAATTACCTTGGTGCTACTTCGTATATCGAGCAACAACACAAATTTATATGTTCGATGTGAACATATtactagtaattttttttttgcacaagcCCAGATAAACTAGCTTCGCCTTCTGATGGCAATATTAAGAATAGAAGAGATTTTGAggcatttgaattttgaaacgCCTTTTTGTTGCCAACTCTTGGCTATGGTTTGAAAATGCAATGGTTATCGGTCGATTATGATTACCAGCCATATTGCTCCGAATCGAATTCATAATGCGATCGATTAtcgattttgaatttaaaaaattcaaatcagttttgaaaaaaaataaaaaaatttagaaaaaaattctataaagaACTAGAGGTAATTCTAAGATTATCTctgaaaaaacaaattaaaaaaatgacgTTTGCATTAGCAAATATGTGTTCAAGCATCGAAACATTGAAAAAAGCCCGAAAAAATGAAAAGGTCGAAATGGGCTGAATGCACAGTACAAACAGCCCGTTTTGGCCTAGCTGAGTGGATAAAGGTGTATGAGGTCTTCTCGTCGGCGTCGTCACAGCTCACTTTCCCCTCGCATCGTTCCATAGCAAAAACCGAAGCTCCATTGCCCGGCCGGCCAGATCCGCCGTGTTGGTGCGGAAATCCGATGGAGACAGCTAAAAAATCGAGTGAGAAAAGTTGGTAACCAACCGCATTGGAGCGGTTACCGTTCGCATACACTGAGCATAGCGGAGCGCCTAACTCCGAGCGCATTTTGACGTGATTCGTTAGGTAACCGTCTAAATCCTTGCGGTTTTTCGTTAAATTTGTTCGGTTATGACCTTGAGCTGGTAAGGGTAGTTAATATTAGTGAAGTTAATTGTTTTTTAAGACATTTATGCTTAAATAGCAATATGACAGAATATgtttatcaatttaacatgcatgGACATAATTAATTTCACTTGAAGGTTCATTTAAAATAGATCAATACATttagtgggtctatgagtgttAAGACCCTGATGCTCAGTGAGAGACTCCTATTCAatgggtctatgagtggcaagacctTAATGCTCAGTCAGAGTCTCCTATTCAGTGGATCTATGAGTGATAAGAAcctgagttttatgccatattACAAgaacaatggtcaaccacttctgcatgcATGGGACAAAGTTGGGTAAAGTTTAAGGAGAGTTGCTATCTACATGACAGATAATGCTCATGTCCACCGATGACTACAATACAGCCGAATTTAATCCCCTCCGTTAGAAGCTGGTAGTActgaaggtgatgataatttaatttttgcaactactttatttgcATACCATAGTAttgtactaatttttttcatacagtAGGTTTTACGTGGCGTGAATACTATGCAAACTATATTTTAAACATAGATCATTACTTTGGTAAGTATCGATGGATGATATATGATTGTGTTTCTACCTTTTGTATGGACAACGCATATATTCGATAAAACAATTATACGGTcatgctcgtattgctattagtatctatttgttttcttagaaatatccaaaatatagCGAAGGTTATGCCAAATgttttttttgattaaaaaatatagcaaatctcatgtcatattttttcctattttttttcagttttttattttctttgaattttgtccaaattcaaaaattatgcAGTCGTTTATTGCTGTAATTCGGTCAATAAATCATCCAATTTGGTTGCGTGTGCTCGGTTATCGTTAAAACCGATCGATAAATCGTTAAATtcgctcgataaatcgtaaAATGCAGGCGATTACTAGTTATTCGATTTGGTCTGGATTCTTActaaatttacaaatttaactagatgaatttttttaaattcttGTCAAATTTTATCTGATTTATATAGTAACCGTGAATTTTCGGTAACCGAGGACCTCGGAACGCATTTTTTGAACCTTCTCTTGGCTGGCAGTGCCGCACGGCATGATCCCATTCGGAACAGATGACATGCCTGCCAGCCAGTCATCTTCGCGTCCAAATCGCACGGCCGAAATCAATTCTGCTGGCGTATCCCACACGCAATTAGTCTGTCATTCTCGGTCCCCAAAACCTCCCCGAGCCGCTAATTAAACCCACCACCGAGCCTGCCCTCTCCGCCCAAACCCTAGTCACGCAGGGGGTGCCATGTCCAGCTCCGCCGCCACAGCCGTCTTGGCAGCGGCGGCCACCGCTTCCGTCGCTGCGGCGCATTCGCCAGAGCCGCGCGACAACCCGACGGTCGCCGACGTGATGAGCATCTCCGTCTTCATGGCCGTCTTCTTCCCCGTCTTCATCGTGCTCCTCGCCTTCGCCTGCCTCCGCCTCTTCCGCCCCCCCGACGAGGACGGTCCCTCGGTGGGCACATCCGCGCCGGCGTCGGAGTGGTCCAGCCGCGGGGGAGGAGGGCTCGACGCCGCGAAGATAGCCGCGCTGCCGCTAGTGTTCTACCGGGAGGTGAGGCAGCACCGGATCGTAGACGGGCGGGGCGACGACGACGCGCTCGAGTGCTCGGTGTGCCTGCTCGAGTTCGATGACGCCGACGCGCTCCGCCTCCTCCCTACGTGCCCGCACGCGTTCCACCCGGAGTGCATCGGCCTCTGGCTCGAGAGGCACGCTACCTGCCCACTCTGCCGCGCCAGCGTCCTCGACTCGCCGCCGGCGCCAGTGACGCAGCTCCAATCCTTGCCGCCGCAGGAAACCGCGCCACCACCACCGGATTCCCCACCCGAGCGTGCAACAGTCGTGCTCATCGGCGACGACAGCGacaacgaggaggaggacaggATGACGATCCAGTGCCTAGCGAGGAACCGCCGCGCGGCGGGTCGGCAGGCGCTGCCGCGGTCCAACTCGACGGggcacgacggcggcggcggggtggaGCGGTTCGCGCTGCGCCTCCCGGAGCACGTGCGCCTCGAGATCCTCATGTCGCACAGGCTGAGGCACGTGACGAGCGCGGTGGCGTCCGTGCGCGTCCGGGAGGGGAGCGCCCACGAAGCCAGTACGGTGGGCGGGAGCGTCCGAAGCGCCGTGGCGCGGCTGCTGTCGCTCTTCGTGCCGGGCGCTGGGTGGaagggcgacggcgacgacatGTCCGGCAAGGTGGCGGACGCCGGGGCGTCGTCTCTCCGCCGCCGCGAGAACTCGTCACGGGGAGGAgtgagagaagagaagagaagcgtCTGATCAACAGAGGCGTGATTAAGTCAATTAAGCCGAGGTTAAGCGCCAATTGGTACGTTGGCACGCCTATTTCCTCGATTCGACTCAACTTCTGCTGAATCCATCACTTGTTCTTTGGATTTAGAATTTGAGTTCGCGCGATTCGCAATCTATTTCGGTAGCGATGTCCGCTTCCAAGATTGAAGCGGTGTAGGTTGATGAACAGTTTTgcggagtttttttttccttttctgcaGTATTGGTCAATTGTAAGAGCAAGATATCGGATCAAAGATAAACAGGTGAGAAGAGGCATAAAGACCCAAATCGAACATTTGCATCAGATGCATAGGTCAACGTGTTTGGATACATCGATTTGATAGAGATTCTATTCTATAACGGGCTTAAAACGGGGTTAATTAGATTTATGTTATTATAAATATTGCAGTTTTTAAATATGCCATTATAAATTCGGTATTTGAGAATATGTTATTATAAATCTCTTGAAATTAGGACTATGCCATTATAAATCTTCTAAAAATTGTATCCATACTATTACAAATCTTCTGAAATTGGATCATGCCATTACAAAATGTATCTGATTTGTAACAGTAATAGCATTGATATAATTTCAAGAGATTTATGATGACATGTTTCTTAATACCAGATTTGTAATGGTATATTTTAAAACCACAATATGTATAATGACAGAAATCTaattaacaaaaaaatatcTTGAAAGTACACATGGTCGCTCTTGTTTATAATAACAATTTTGCTAGATCAGGTGACTGAGATGCTGTAAAAATTTAAGTCACTCAAATTTGATTTGGATTTCGTACCAATTTAGTGTTAGGGTTTGAGGATCGTGGTTCAATGGTAGGAATTATCTACGTCTGGCTGGTTCAGAAGATGCTCGGGAGGCAAGCGGCCCAATGGTGGCTACGGGAATGATTGTGAGGTTGCGAGGACACAACTAGCCATGATGACGGAGGACTGGCAGTGAGGCCGGGTCGGGGAGGGGGTGCCTAATATTTGATGGGTTAACTTGCGGTGGCTGATGACCGTGAATCCAATGGTAGGAGCCACCAAAGGCGAAGGAGGCTAGGGAAAGAGAAGCCCACTAGAGT
This genomic interval carries:
- the LOC133920507 gene encoding E3 ubiquitin-protein ligase ATL31-like, which encodes MSSSAATAVLAAAATASVAAAHSPEPRDNPTVADVMSISVFMAVFFPVFIVLLAFACLRLFRPPDEDGPSVGTSAPASEWSSRGGGGLDAAKIAALPLVFYREVRQHRIVDGRGDDDALECSVCLLEFDDADALRLLPTCPHAFHPECIGLWLERHATCPLCRASVLDSPPAPVTQLQSLPPQETAPPPPDSPPERATVVLIGDDSDNEEEDRMTIQCLARNRRAAGRQALPRSNSTGHDGGGGVERFALRLPEHVRLEILMSHRLRHVTSAVASVRVREGSAHEASTVGGSVRSAVARLLSLFVPGAGWKGDGDDMSGKVADAGASSLRRRENSSRGGVREEKRSV